Sequence from the Streptomyces sp. NBC_00440 genome:
ATGACTACGGAGAGGAGCGGTGGTGTCCGCACATAACACCCCGAATAGGCGGGAACCCTCACGCGCCCCGGATCTCGGCGCGCTCATGGTCGATACGGGGCACGGCAACCGAACCGGGGAGTTCCGGGGACTGGCCGGCCCGTACTGGTCACTGCGGCCGGTCAACGGTGGCGCCGAATGGGAGGCCGTCCCGAGCAGGTACGGACCCCGACTCGCATAGAGCTGCTGACCGCTGAGATCGCACGCATCAACGCCCGCAGCCGCAGGAGGCTGGAACCGTGACCGACCAGACCGACGACGCGTCCTGCCGGGAGTGCGAGGAGTTCGACCTCGCCGAAGCAGTCGCCAGGGCCGAGCACGACGCGAGCAGGGAGACCGACTGCCGGGTCCTGCGCAGGCGCCACCAGCAGACCGACCACGGAGGGCAGCAGGAGTGACGTACTCGCTGGTCCGGCTGGCTCTCGTCGCCGGGGCGCTCCAGGTCCTCATGCGGCGACGCCTCCCCCGCATCCTGCTCGTACTCACCCGTCAACGCCCCAAGCAGCCCGCTCTGTTCGCGGAACTTCTGCACATCGAGACGGACCTCGCGTACCGCGCACGGTTCTTCGCAGGGCTGAACGCAGCACTCGCCGAGCGGAACGCGGAACGCATCGCTGAGCTGGAAGCGCTTCGGACCGCACTCGCTCAGCTCCGTAACCCGGTCTCCCCGACAACGGCGGGCAAGGGGACATTCGGGTGCTGCACCAGCGCTTCGGGTGGTTCACCAACACCGTGAGCCCCCGCCTCCCCCGGGCTGGAACGATGGGCGGAACACGCGCACGAAGGGTCGGCATTCCATGAAGGACACGCCAGAGGGCGGCATCGCGGGCGAGGCGACCTTACTCATTCCCGCCACGGAGGAGCATCTGTCGCTGCTCGCCGAGTGGTTCGCCGACCCTGGGTTCGTCCGCAACTGGGGCGGGCGGCCTCTCACCCGCGAGGAAGTGGCCGCCAAGTACACCGGAAGGCGGCGTCCCGCTGTGGTGTCGCTGCTGGTCCTCAGGGGCGTCGATTCCGTGGGGTACGCCCAGTACGTCACCACCGGCCCTCATGAAGGCGGCATCGACATGGTGCTCCTGCCTCACGCACAGGGCCAGGGGTACGGCCCCGACGCCGCCCGCGCCCTCGTCCGGCACCTCCGTACCGTCCTGGGATGGGGCCGGGTCACCGTCGACCCCGAAGCCTCCAACCACCGAGCCATCAGGGCATGGCGCAAGGCAGGCTTTCGCCCGGTCGGCCCACGGGGCAGCCAGCTGCTGATGGAGTACAGGCCCGCACAGAACGGCCCGTTACGACCGGCCCCGGCAGATGCCTCCTGCTGAGGACGGACCGAACCTTTTCCAACCTTGATACCCGCTCACCCGTCCCGGCGCACCCCGAAGTGTCCGTAGCGGAGTGAAGGCGTGAACAGGCCCCTGTGACCCTGTCGGCTCCGCGATGGAGCAGCAGGGCCCGGGAGCCGGGGGAGGCGTTGTGGCGGGGACGACCCCACCCCTCACCCCTCAGGAATGC
This genomic interval carries:
- a CDS encoding GNAT family N-acetyltransferase — protein: MKDTPEGGIAGEATLLIPATEEHLSLLAEWFADPGFVRNWGGRPLTREEVAAKYTGRRRPAVVSLLVLRGVDSVGYAQYVTTGPHEGGIDMVLLPHAQGQGYGPDAARALVRHLRTVLGWGRVTVDPEASNHRAIRAWRKAGFRPVGPRGSQLLMEYRPAQNGPLRPAPADASC